A single region of the Pontibacter kalidii genome encodes:
- a CDS encoding YihY/virulence factor BrkB family protein, which yields MAKYTPRGIFQLLKISVNGFLDANALRLAAALAFNAIFSIPPLLLIIIKAAGFFFGEKAVSGKLEEQASAAISPEAASSIQTMVQNASTTESTGWAMWVGIGTLVFAATTFFVTLQQSLNSVWNLKVKPTSGILRMAKERMFSFGLILSISLLMLISFVISAAISVLSDYLGRLLPDISVWLIKFLDFTISIGLTTLLFALIMKYLPDAYIRWKDTLIGGLITALLFTIGKFLISWYLGTSDPGSAYGAAGSIILILVWIYYSSMIVFFGAEFTQQYAHKYGQRITPKAHAVFIEEREVVDKREERRGTGRPKSEGRFEG from the coding sequence ATGGCCAAATATACACCTAGAGGAATTTTCCAGCTGCTCAAAATCTCTGTTAATGGCTTCCTGGATGCTAACGCGCTGCGGCTGGCGGCGGCGCTCGCCTTCAATGCTATTTTCTCCATTCCCCCGCTGCTGCTCATCATCATTAAGGCGGCGGGGTTCTTCTTTGGCGAGAAGGCCGTGTCGGGCAAGCTGGAGGAGCAGGCGTCCGCGGCCATCAGCCCGGAAGCGGCTTCCTCTATCCAAACCATGGTGCAGAACGCCAGCACGACCGAATCCACAGGATGGGCCATGTGGGTGGGCATCGGTACGCTCGTTTTTGCCGCCACCACTTTCTTTGTTACCCTGCAACAGTCGCTTAACAGCGTCTGGAACCTGAAAGTAAAGCCCACCAGCGGCATCCTGCGCATGGCCAAGGAGCGAATGTTCTCCTTCGGGCTTATCCTGAGCATCTCGCTCCTGATGCTCATCTCCTTCGTCATCAGCGCGGCTATCTCCGTGCTGAGCGATTACCTCGGTCGCTTATTGCCGGACATCAGCGTATGGCTCATCAAGTTTCTCGACTTCACGATATCCATCGGTCTGACCACCCTGCTCTTCGCCCTGATCATGAAGTATTTGCCTGATGCCTACATCCGCTGGAAAGACACGCTCATCGGGGGCCTGATCACGGCGCTGCTCTTCACGATTGGTAAATTCCTTATCAGCTGGTACCTGGGCACCTCCGACCCCGGCTCGGCCTACGGTGCGGCGGGCTCCATCATCCTGATACTTGTCTGGATCTACTACTCCTCCATGATCGTGTTCTTCGGGGCGGAGTTTACGCAGCAGTACGCTCATAAGTATGGCCAGCGCATCACGCCAAAGGCACACGCCGTGTTTATTGAGGAGCGCGAGGTGGTGGATAAGCGCGAAGAGCGCAGGGGCACCGGCCGGCCAAAATCCGAGGGTAGGTTTGAGGGGTAG